A region of Streptomyces halobius DNA encodes the following proteins:
- a CDS encoding sodium-translocating pyrophosphatase, with the protein MAGPYTPQLLDTPSFLAGPSLTTDNRSLVLMIAVVALAAVAVAAVLVRQVLAAGEGTDSMKKIAAAIQEGANAYLGRQLRTLGVFAVVVFFLLMLLPADDWTQRAGRSAFFLIGAAFSAATGYIGMWLAVRANVRVAAAAREATPAEGDTKEKDLTAVSHKAMKIAFRTGGVVGMFTVGLGLLGASCVVLVYAVDAPKVLEGFGLGAALIAMFMRVGGGIFTKAADVGADLVGKVEQGIPEDDPRNAATIADNVGDNVGDCAGMAADLFESYAVTLVAALILGMAAFGNAGLAFPLMVPAIGVLTAMIGIFVVAPRRTDRSGMTAINRGFFISAAISLILVAVAVFSYLPSRYQDLAGVTDPDILGHSGDPRVLALVAVAIGIVLAALIQQLTGYFTETNRRPVRDIGKTSLTGPATVILSGIAIGLESAVYSAVLIGLAVYGAFLLGGTSIMLALFAVALAGTGLLTTVGVIVAMDTFGPVSDNAQGIAEMSGDVTGDGAQVLTDLDAVGNTTKAITKGIAIATAVLAAAALFGSYRDAIATAVREVGDAASGMGLSLDISQPNNLVGLVLGASVVFLFSGLAINAVSRSAGAVVFEVRRQFREHPGIMDYSEKPEYGRVVDICTKDALRELATPGLLAVLTPIAVGFTLGVGALGSFLAGAIGAGTLMAVFLANSGGAWDNAKKLVEDGHHGGKGSEAHSATVIGDTVGDPFKDTAGPAINPLLKVMNLVALLIAPAVVKFSYGEDKSIGVRIAVAVLAIGVIVSAVYISKRRGIAMGDEGNSGNRELTEKTAKSAETAETAVVS; encoded by the coding sequence ATGGCGGGGCCTTACACCCCTCAGTTGCTTGACACCCCCTCTTTTCTGGCCGGACCGTCGCTGACGACCGACAATCGCAGCCTCGTGCTGATGATCGCCGTCGTCGCCCTGGCGGCGGTGGCGGTCGCGGCGGTGCTGGTGCGCCAAGTGCTGGCGGCCGGCGAGGGAACCGACAGTATGAAGAAGATCGCGGCCGCCATCCAGGAAGGCGCAAATGCCTATCTGGGACGGCAGTTGCGGACCCTCGGCGTATTCGCCGTCGTGGTGTTCTTCCTGCTCATGCTGCTGCCCGCGGACGATTGGACACAGCGTGCGGGACGCAGCGCCTTCTTCTTGATCGGCGCCGCTTTCTCCGCGGCCACCGGCTATATCGGCATGTGGCTCGCGGTACGCGCCAATGTGCGTGTGGCGGCCGCAGCCCGGGAAGCCACTCCGGCCGAGGGCGATACCAAGGAAAAGGATCTTACGGCGGTCTCGCACAAGGCGATGAAGATCGCTTTCCGTACGGGCGGCGTCGTCGGGATGTTCACGGTGGGGCTCGGCCTGCTCGGCGCCTCCTGTGTCGTGCTCGTCTACGCGGTCGACGCGCCCAAGGTGCTGGAGGGCTTCGGTCTGGGCGCCGCGCTGATCGCGATGTTCATGAGGGTCGGCGGCGGTATCTTCACCAAGGCCGCGGACGTCGGCGCCGACCTTGTCGGCAAGGTCGAGCAGGGCATCCCCGAGGACGACCCGCGCAACGCCGCCACCATCGCGGACAACGTGGGCGACAACGTCGGCGACTGCGCCGGCATGGCTGCCGACCTCTTCGAGTCGTACGCCGTGACACTGGTCGCCGCGCTCATCCTGGGCATGGCGGCCTTCGGCAACGCCGGACTCGCCTTCCCGCTGATGGTCCCGGCGATCGGTGTGCTCACGGCGATGATCGGCATCTTCGTCGTCGCGCCCCGGCGCACCGACCGCAGCGGCATGACCGCCATCAACCGCGGCTTCTTCATCTCCGCGGCGATCTCGCTGATCCTGGTGGCCGTCGCGGTGTTCAGCTACCTGCCGTCCCGGTACCAGGACCTGGCCGGCGTCACCGACCCGGACATCCTCGGCCACAGCGGCGACCCCCGGGTGCTGGCACTGGTGGCGGTCGCCATCGGCATCGTGCTCGCCGCGCTGATCCAGCAGCTGACCGGCTACTTCACCGAGACCAACCGGCGGCCCGTACGGGACATCGGGAAGACCTCGCTGACCGGACCGGCCACCGTCATCCTGTCCGGAATCGCGATCGGCCTGGAATCGGCGGTCTACTCGGCGGTGCTGATCGGCCTGGCCGTCTACGGTGCGTTCCTGCTGGGCGGCACGTCCATCATGCTGGCGCTGTTCGCGGTGGCCCTGGCCGGCACCGGCCTGCTGACCACCGTCGGCGTGATCGTGGCCATGGACACCTTCGGCCCGGTCTCCGACAACGCGCAGGGCATCGCCGAGATGTCCGGCGATGTCACCGGCGACGGCGCGCAGGTCCTCACCGACCTGGACGCGGTCGGCAACACCACCAAGGCCATCACCAAGGGCATCGCCATCGCGACGGCGGTGCTGGCGGCGGCCGCGCTCTTCGGCTCGTACCGGGACGCGATCGCCACGGCCGTACGGGAGGTCGGCGACGCCGCCAGCGGGATGGGGCTGAGCCTGGACATCTCGCAGCCCAACAACCTGGTCGGTCTGGTCCTCGGCGCCTCGGTCGTCTTCCTGTTCTCCGGGCTGGCGATCAACGCGGTGTCCCGGTCGGCCGGTGCGGTGGTCTTCGAGGTGCGCCGGCAGTTCCGTGAGCACCCCGGGATCATGGACTACTCCGAGAAGCCGGAGTACGGACGCGTCGTCGACATCTGCACCAAGGACGCGCTGCGCGAACTGGCCACCCCGGGACTGCTGGCGGTGCTCACCCCGATCGCGGTCGGCTTCACGCTCGGCGTGGGCGCGCTCGGCTCGTTCCTGGCGGGCGCGATCGGCGCCGGCACGCTGATGGCGGTCTTCCTCGCCAACTCCGGTGGCGCGTGGGACAACGCCAAGAAGCTCGTCGAGGACGGGCACCACGGCGGCAAGGGCAGCGAGGCGCACTCCGCGACGGTCATCGGCGACACCGTCGGCGACCCGTTCAAGGACACCGCGGGCCCGGCGATCAACCCGCTGCTGAAGGTCATGAACCTGGTGGCCCTGCTGATCGCGCCCGCCGTGGTCAAGTTCTCCTACGGCGAGGACAAGAGCATCGGGGTGCGGATCGCGGTCGCGGTGCTCGCGATCGGTGTCATCGTCAGTGCGGTGTACATCTCCAAGAGGCGCGGTATCGCCATGGGCGACGAAGGCAACTCCGGAAACCGGGAGCTCACCGAGAAGACCGCGAAGTCGGCGGAGACGGCGGAGACGGCGGTGGTGTCCTAG
- a CDS encoding ATP-binding protein produces the protein MATVELRFSALPEHVRTARLVAAAVARRAGVDEAVLDEVRLAVGEACSRAVGLHASNDIAAPVQVRLIEDEKTFSIEVGDEVPAGAATGAGAEGAEGGESEGEDEMGLAVISGLVDDVEVTSGECGGVIRMSWPTAPAPAVP, from the coding sequence ATGGCCACCGTCGAACTTCGTTTCAGCGCCCTTCCCGAGCACGTTCGGACCGCGCGTCTGGTCGCTGCTGCCGTGGCCCGGCGCGCCGGGGTGGACGAGGCCGTGCTGGACGAGGTGCGGCTCGCCGTGGGCGAGGCGTGCAGCCGCGCGGTCGGGCTGCACGCCAGCAATGACATCGCGGCCCCGGTCCAGGTGCGGTTGATCGAGGACGAGAAGACGTTCTCGATCGAGGTGGGTGACGAAGTGCCCGCCGGCGCCGCGACGGGCGCCGGCGCCGAAGGCGCGGAGGGTGGAGAGTCCGAGGGCGAGGACGAGATGGGTCTCGCCGTCATCAGCGGGCTGGTCGACGACGTAGAGGTGACCTCCGGGGAATGCGGCGGAGTGATCCGGATGAGCTGGCCCACGGCGCCCGCTCCGGCCGTTCCGTAG
- the bldG gene encoding anti-sigma factor antagonist BldG, whose translation MDLSLSTRTVGDRTVVEVGGEIDVYTAPKLREQLVELVNDGSYHLVVDMERVDFLDSTGLGVLVGGLKRVRAHEGSLRLVCNQERILKIFRITGLTKVFPIHTSVDEAVAATD comes from the coding sequence GTGGACCTGTCCTTGTCGACCCGGACCGTTGGCGACCGTACGGTCGTCGAGGTCGGTGGCGAGATTGATGTATACACCGCGCCCAAGCTGCGGGAGCAGCTGGTCGAGCTTGTGAACGACGGAAGCTACCACCTCGTGGTGGACATGGAACGTGTTGACTTCCTCGACTCCACTGGGCTCGGCGTGCTGGTCGGCGGACTCAAGCGGGTGCGTGCCCATGAGGGCTCGCTGCGCCTGGTCTGCAACCAGGAGCGCATTCTCAAGATCTTCCGTATCACCGGTCTGACCAAGGTGTTCCCGATCCACACCTCGGTCGACGAAGCCGTCGCCGCGACCGACTGA
- a CDS encoding DEAD/DEAH box helicase, producing MAFNHLRAGVHDALPALSVTPVTHSVPMASNRLPPDAGAGPPPGMILDRLTRGAARAARITHTEHLPPRFGSHADWPEEIRPEVIDAIRSAGIDRPWAHQARTSEHALRGASVVVATGTASGKSLAYLAPVLSTLLDGSEAPNGRGTTALYLAPSKALAADQRRAVRELAGPLGTAVRPAVYDGDTPVEEREWVRQYANYVLTNPDMLHRGILPGHPRWSSFLRALRYVVIDECHSYRGVFGSHVAQVIRRLRRVCARYGSEPAFLLASATAAEPAQAATRLTGLPVVEITEDTSPRGEVVFALWEPPLTELHGEQGAPVRRTATAETADLLTDLAVQGVRSVAFVRSRRGAELIALIAQERLAEVDRSLPSRIAAYRGGYLPEERRALERALHSGDLLGLAATTALELGVDVSGLDAVLIAGYPGTRASLWQQAGRAGRAGQGALAVLVARDDPLDTYLVHHPEALFDQPVESTVLDPDNPYVLAPHLCAAAAELPLAEADFRLFGPATAGLLPQLESASLLRRRATAWHWTRRERAADLTDIRGQGGSPVQIVEEGTGRLLGTVDAGAAHTTVHEGAVHLHQGRTYLVRRLDLEDDVALVEEANPPYSTTARDTTAVSILETDTEVPWGDARLCFGSVEVTNQVVSFLRRKLITGEVLGETKLDLPPRTLRTRAVWWTVTEDQLDAARVHPRQLGGALHAAEHASIGMLPLFATCDRWDIGGVSVPLHPDTLLPTVFVYDGHPGGAGFAERAFHTAVEWLTATREAIASCECDAGCPSCIQSPKCGNGNDPLHKRGAIRLLGELLRGVPKG from the coding sequence ATGGCATTCAATCACTTACGAGCAGGCGTGCACGACGCCTTGCCAGCATTGTCCGTCACTCCGGTGACACACTCGGTGCCGATGGCCTCCAATCGACTCCCGCCGGATGCGGGCGCCGGCCCGCCCCCAGGCATGATCCTCGACCGCCTGACCCGGGGCGCGGCCCGCGCTGCGCGCATCACTCATACGGAGCACTTGCCCCCGCGGTTCGGCAGCCATGCCGACTGGCCCGAAGAGATCCGGCCGGAAGTGATCGACGCCATTCGTTCGGCCGGAATCGATCGGCCCTGGGCTCACCAGGCACGGACGTCCGAACACGCGCTGCGCGGCGCGTCGGTCGTCGTCGCCACCGGCACCGCCTCGGGCAAGTCGCTGGCGTATCTCGCACCGGTCCTCTCCACGCTCCTCGACGGCTCCGAGGCGCCGAACGGGCGGGGAACCACGGCCCTTTATCTGGCCCCGAGCAAAGCGCTGGCGGCCGATCAGCGGCGCGCCGTACGCGAGCTGGCCGGGCCACTCGGCACGGCCGTCCGGCCCGCGGTCTACGACGGTGACACCCCCGTCGAGGAACGCGAATGGGTCCGCCAGTACGCCAACTACGTGCTGACCAACCCCGACATGCTGCACCGCGGCATCCTCCCGGGGCACCCTCGCTGGTCCTCCTTCCTGCGCGCGCTGCGCTATGTCGTGATCGACGAGTGCCACTCCTATCGCGGGGTGTTCGGCTCCCATGTCGCGCAGGTCATCCGCCGGCTGCGCCGCGTCTGCGCCCGCTACGGCTCCGAGCCGGCCTTTCTGCTCGCCTCCGCCACCGCCGCGGAACCGGCGCAGGCGGCCACCCGGCTCACCGGCCTGCCCGTGGTGGAGATCACAGAGGACACCTCGCCCCGGGGCGAGGTGGTCTTCGCGCTCTGGGAGCCGCCGCTGACCGAACTGCACGGTGAGCAGGGCGCCCCCGTCCGCCGCACCGCCACCGCCGAGACCGCCGATCTCCTCACCGACCTCGCCGTCCAGGGCGTCCGCAGCGTCGCCTTCGTACGCTCCCGGCGCGGTGCCGAACTGATCGCCCTGATCGCCCAGGAGCGGCTCGCGGAGGTGGACCGCTCGCTGCCCTCGCGGATCGCCGCGTACCGCGGTGGCTATCTGCCCGAGGAACGCCGTGCCCTGGAACGCGCCCTGCACAGCGGGGATCTGCTCGGCCTGGCCGCCACCACCGCGCTCGAACTGGGCGTGGACGTCTCCGGCCTCGACGCGGTGCTCATCGCCGGCTATCCGGGCACCCGCGCGTCGCTGTGGCAGCAGGCGGGGCGGGCGGGACGCGCCGGGCAGGGCGCCCTCGCCGTTCTCGTGGCCCGCGACGATCCGCTGGACACCTATCTCGTGCACCACCCCGAGGCGCTCTTCGACCAGCCCGTCGAGTCCACGGTCCTGGACCCCGACAATCCCTATGTCCTCGCCCCGCACCTGTGCGCGGCGGCCGCCGAACTCCCGCTCGCTGAAGCCGACTTCCGGCTCTTCGGCCCCGCGACGGCCGGGCTGCTGCCGCAGCTGGAGTCCGCGAGTCTGCTGCGCCGGCGCGCCACCGCCTGGCACTGGACGCGGCGCGAGCGGGCCGCCGATCTCACCGACATCCGCGGCCAGGGCGGCTCGCCGGTGCAGATCGTCGAGGAGGGCACCGGTCGGCTGCTGGGCACCGTGGACGCCGGCGCCGCGCACACCACCGTCCACGAAGGCGCCGTCCACCTCCACCAGGGCCGTACCTATCTCGTCCGTCGCCTCGACCTGGAGGACGATGTCGCCCTCGTCGAGGAGGCCAACCCGCCCTACTCCACGACCGCGCGCGACACCACCGCCGTCTCCATCCTCGAAACCGACACCGAGGTCCCCTGGGGCGACGCCCGGCTGTGCTTCGGCTCCGTCGAGGTCACCAATCAGGTCGTCTCCTTTCTGCGCCGCAAGCTGATCACCGGCGAGGTCCTGGGCGAGACCAAGCTGGACCTGCCGCCGCGGACGCTGCGCACCCGCGCGGTGTGGTGGACCGTCACCGAGGACCAACTCGACGCCGCCCGGGTGCATCCCCGGCAGCTGGGCGGGGCGCTGCACGCCGCCGAGCACGCCTCCATCGGCATGCTGCCGCTCTTCGCCACCTGCGACCGCTGGGACATCGGCGGCGTCTCCGTCCCCCTCCATCCGGACACCCTGCTGCCGACGGTCTTCGTCTACGACGGCCATCCCGGCGGCGCGGGTTTCGCCGAACGTGCCTTCCACACGGCTGTCGAGTGGCTGACCGCCACCCGTGAGGCGATCGCCTCCTGTGAGTGCGACGCCGGATGCCCGTCCTGCATCCAGTCCCCCAAGTGCGGCAACGGCAATGACCCGCTCCACAAGCGGGGCGCGATCCGCCTTCTGGGAGAGCTGCTGCGCGGGGTTCCGAAGGGGTAG
- a CDS encoding TadE family type IV pilus minor pilin — protein sequence MTAETAVVMPVLVVVVAALVWGLMAVCARIECVDAARAAARAAARSEPRSAVLQVARAAAPPGARVALTREGEVVRVRVAAELPGVGRLTARVSGEAVALAEETVGR from the coding sequence GTGACAGCCGAGACGGCTGTGGTGATGCCGGTGCTGGTGGTGGTCGTCGCGGCGCTCGTCTGGGGCCTGATGGCGGTCTGCGCCCGGATCGAGTGTGTGGACGCGGCACGGGCCGCCGCACGGGCGGCGGCCCGGTCGGAACCACGGTCGGCGGTGCTCCAGGTGGCGCGCGCCGCGGCTCCACCGGGCGCGCGGGTGGCACTGACGAGGGAGGGCGAGGTGGTGCGCGTACGGGTCGCGGCCGAACTGCCCGGTGTGGGCCGGCTGACGGCCCGTGTCAGTGGGGAGGCGGTGGCTCTTGCGGAGGAGACGGTGGGGCGATGA
- a CDS encoding DUF4244 domain-containing protein, protein MFRRWWTELRTARPDRGMATAEYAMTTLAACALAAVLYKIVTSGAVQGMLRSVLQRALDVQV, encoded by the coding sequence ATGTTTCGACGGTGGTGGACGGAGCTGCGTACGGCGCGGCCGGACCGGGGCATGGCGACGGCGGAATACGCCATGACGACGCTTGCCGCATGTGCTTTGGCGGCCGTGCTCTACAAGATCGTGACGAGTGGAGCGGTCCAGGGGATGCTGCGATCGGTGCTCCAACGGGCGCTCGATGTCCAGGTCTGA
- a CDS encoding type II secretion system F family protein has protein sequence MAGVAAGLAVGSGAHKWLVRQRAAEKRKLERAVVRTELAPAGDLLAACLAAGAGPREAAEAVGRSLDGTVAERLRHVAAELRLGGEPDVVWARLAALPGAEGLARCMARAGISGVPAVEPVSRIAAELRAEWGRAAAARARRAGVLVTLPLSACFLPAFLTLGVAPVLIGLASGLLGRN, from the coding sequence GTGGCCGGCGTAGCGGCGGGGCTCGCCGTGGGCTCCGGGGCGCACAAGTGGCTGGTACGGCAACGGGCCGCGGAGAAACGGAAGCTGGAGCGCGCCGTGGTGCGTACGGAGCTCGCGCCGGCCGGCGATCTGCTGGCGGCCTGTCTTGCGGCGGGGGCCGGGCCGCGGGAGGCGGCCGAGGCGGTGGGCCGGTCGCTCGACGGGACCGTTGCCGAGCGGCTGCGCCATGTGGCGGCGGAACTGCGCCTGGGTGGCGAACCGGACGTCGTGTGGGCGCGGTTGGCGGCCCTTCCCGGAGCCGAAGGGCTGGCCCGGTGCATGGCGCGCGCCGGGATATCCGGGGTGCCGGCCGTCGAGCCGGTGTCGCGTATCGCCGCGGAGCTCCGGGCCGAGTGGGGCCGGGCGGCGGCCGCGCGGGCCCGGCGGGCGGGGGTGCTGGTCACCCTGCCGCTGTCCGCGTGCTTTCTGCCGGCGTTTCTGACGCTCGGGGTGGCGCCGGTGCTGATCGGCCTGGCGAGCGGGCTGCTGGGACGTAACTGA
- a CDS encoding type II secretion system F family protein — MTVALIWDGGAVFCAGAAGWLAGGGRDGTARRARALLAEGAGPRAGWVMTGRRLARRACRGRIGQEVWCLPVGVGVGVLGGSVVPLLASVAALFVVRRRLAARGAERERDRRTGEVIGLCAGVAGELRAGRQPAQALLAMETPGLGAAGSAVWAAARYGGDVPRALRAAARLPGSEGLTGMAACWQVAVEGGGGLAAGLERIASGLRARRDQREELRAQLAGPRATALMLALLPVCGLLMGSALGADPLRVLLHTPAGWGCLVIGGLLEWGGVAWTARIIADAMPAVGRDPDARRKASAAVRGGGECGESRC; from the coding sequence ATGACGGTCGCGTTGATCTGGGATGGGGGTGCGGTGTTCTGCGCGGGGGCCGCCGGCTGGTTGGCCGGCGGTGGGCGGGACGGCACGGCGCGCCGGGCTCGGGCGCTCCTCGCCGAGGGGGCGGGCCCACGGGCGGGCTGGGTGATGACGGGGCGGCGGCTCGCGCGCCGCGCGTGCCGGGGGCGTATCGGGCAGGAGGTCTGGTGCCTGCCGGTGGGGGTCGGGGTCGGCGTGTTGGGCGGGTCGGTGGTGCCCTTACTCGCCTCGGTGGCGGCACTGTTCGTCGTCCGTCGCCGGCTGGCGGCGCGCGGGGCGGAGCGTGAACGGGACCGGCGGACCGGCGAAGTGATCGGTCTCTGCGCGGGAGTGGCGGGCGAACTGCGCGCGGGGCGGCAGCCGGCTCAGGCTCTGCTCGCCATGGAGACGCCGGGCCTCGGGGCGGCAGGCTCGGCGGTCTGGGCGGCCGCGCGCTACGGAGGGGACGTACCCCGGGCGCTGCGTGCGGCGGCGCGGCTGCCGGGCTCCGAAGGGCTGACGGGCATGGCGGCGTGCTGGCAGGTCGCGGTGGAAGGCGGCGGCGGACTGGCCGCCGGGCTGGAGCGGATCGCGTCCGGGCTCCGCGCGCGGCGTGATCAACGGGAGGAGCTGCGCGCCCAGTTGGCGGGCCCCCGGGCCACCGCGCTGATGCTCGCGCTGCTGCCGGTGTGCGGGCTGCTGATGGGCAGCGCGCTCGGCGCGGACCCGCTGCGGGTCCTGCTGCACACTCCGGCCGGCTGGGGCTGCCTGGTGATCGGCGGGCTACTGGAGTGGGGCGGGGTGGCCTGGACCGCCCGGATCATCGCCGATGCGATGCCGGCGGTGGGGCGCGATCCGGATGCGCGCAGAAAGGCATCAGCAGCTGTGAGAGGGGGAGGGGAGTGCGGTGAATCCAGGTGCTGA
- a CDS encoding recombinase family protein produces MQQPTCVIYDRLSRLFAEEAPDHRIAACHAYAEQRGWKVVHVATDTNVSGASKLEDRPGMREVLSWLPRVDYVIAAKLDRYARSVMEFQRLLDAAKSTRTTVITADGVVSPENASIIINVLAAFAEYERDMITARITDSKKHFRSRGNHLGGLAPYGYAVTGPVNDKRWTLDETAAAVIRECADKLINHGATLTGLARELNEREILPPAEHARQRDGRKLRGGKWHTTTLRDVLYTPAVRGWLVQSVPGKKRGAVHNQPVLDAEGRPVSAGPEILNGETWAAVRAILDGRSKGRGAERSGKALLLHVALCSECNGPMYRQRREVKGKDYSTYVCRAGVGKRGIHRPNVVTAHYLDELVSADYLKRFGAFALMRWMEPDGSAVLQLSEVTTQIERLAGNLAQLDPNGTAARVAIAQLTALENRQAELRAEADHSEGRWVDAGGTVADEWQRRTEEGRRALLADLGARVVVRPATPGAPRRFDSSRVSVDFEGPAWFRSDPAAAELAATATGEREHQQAA; encoded by the coding sequence ATGCAACAGCCCACCTGCGTGATCTACGACCGCCTGTCCCGTCTCTTCGCCGAGGAAGCCCCCGACCACCGCATTGCCGCGTGCCATGCGTACGCCGAACAGCGCGGCTGGAAGGTGGTGCACGTCGCCACCGACACGAACGTCAGCGGAGCAAGCAAGCTCGAAGACCGGCCCGGTATGCGGGAAGTACTTTCTTGGCTTCCGCGTGTTGACTACGTCATTGCCGCGAAGCTGGACCGGTACGCGCGAAGCGTCATGGAGTTTCAGCGGCTTCTCGACGCTGCAAAATCCACCCGCACGACGGTCATCACAGCAGACGGCGTTGTAAGCCCGGAAAACGCAAGCATAATCATCAACGTTCTTGCCGCATTCGCTGAATACGAGCGGGACATGATTACGGCGCGCATCACGGACAGCAAGAAGCATTTCCGTTCGCGCGGCAACCACCTGGGCGGACTTGCGCCCTACGGATACGCGGTTACCGGTCCAGTGAACGACAAGCGTTGGACTCTCGACGAAACCGCCGCAGCTGTCATCCGAGAATGCGCGGACAAGCTCATAAATCACGGCGCGACATTGACCGGGCTTGCTCGTGAGCTGAACGAGCGCGAAATTCTCCCTCCGGCGGAGCACGCAAGGCAGCGGGACGGACGCAAGTTGCGTGGCGGAAAATGGCATACCACGACGCTGCGGGACGTGCTTTATACGCCTGCCGTTCGCGGATGGCTGGTGCAGTCCGTTCCTGGCAAGAAGCGCGGAGCAGTCCATAACCAACCCGTCCTTGACGCAGAAGGACGGCCGGTATCCGCCGGACCCGAAATCCTCAACGGCGAAACCTGGGCAGCAGTACGCGCAATACTTGATGGCAGGTCAAAGGGGCGCGGAGCAGAGCGCAGCGGTAAGGCCCTACTCCTTCACGTGGCACTGTGCTCCGAGTGCAACGGACCCATGTACCGGCAGCGTCGTGAGGTCAAAGGCAAGGACTACAGCACGTACGTATGCCGCGCCGGGGTCGGCAAGCGGGGAATTCACCGCCCGAACGTCGTCACTGCGCACTACCTAGACGAACTCGTTTCCGCTGACTACTTGAAGCGGTTCGGCGCATTCGCGCTCATGCGCTGGATGGAGCCTGACGGCAGCGCGGTGCTGCAACTCTCCGAAGTGACAACGCAGATTGAGCGCCTTGCCGGAAACCTGGCACAGCTAGACCCGAACGGAACGGCGGCGCGCGTGGCCATCGCGCAACTCACGGCACTAGAAAACCGGCAGGCTGAATTGCGTGCGGAAGCTGACCACTCCGAAGGCCGCTGGGTGGACGCTGGCGGCACCGTGGCGGACGAGTGGCAGCGACGCACCGAAGAGGGACGACGGGCCTTGTTGGCGGATCTAGGGGCGCGGGTTGTGGTCCGCCCGGCAACCCCCGGCGCGCCACGACGATTCGACTCGTCACGGGTGTCGGTTGATTTCGAAGGCCCGGCATGGTTCCGCAGTGATCCTGCGGCAGCAGAACTTGCCGCCACCGCTACTGGAGAGCGTGAACACCAGCAGGCGGCGTAA
- a CDS encoding HK97 family phage prohead protease, with product MGETLTIRGYGIVFNSPSTPLGNPPFVEQISPAAWSPENDETDVICTFDHDTKNYLGRRSAGTLRLGADQTGIWFECDLPDTAAGRDVFALVQRGDISGCSFTFRADDDEWSKTADGTPLRTVTRMRVLELGPVLNPAYPDTTVAVRSMQSAGITPATASTEESDSMNGIYPSGVTGVVTDDEANRSRDEIKVLGRSLSEVREKDWIDAEGSAYAPEILSAAGKGSKLITKVAVFPFNRQRGYVSIAPKVTAVLQPRNEAAIFIENEVTAPDFRAVKVSAMVSVDKDTLADVPPTEAAINTSLAAAIGQRIDNTLINGGTDGDVTVSGMLADGTATTVTAIGFDEITDAIARVRDSGGEATAVMGCPSAIAAILKRVDSSKLDKIPELIAIPDLADGTVGLPAGTVLVADLDSVAVAMRKNLEIYKTEYAPEAFERDRAFIAGRSRIGSVVLADPARVQVLKVGA from the coding sequence GTGGGCGAGACGCTTACGATTCGCGGATATGGAATCGTCTTTAATTCCCCGTCTACTCCGCTGGGCAATCCGCCTTTCGTTGAACAGATCAGCCCCGCTGCCTGGTCCCCGGAAAATGACGAGACAGACGTTATTTGCACGTTCGACCACGACACGAAGAATTACCTAGGTCGCCGTTCAGCCGGAACACTCCGGTTGGGTGCAGACCAGACCGGTATTTGGTTTGAATGCGACCTCCCGGATACGGCGGCAGGGCGCGATGTGTTCGCGCTGGTTCAGCGTGGCGATATTTCCGGCTGCTCGTTCACGTTCAGGGCTGACGATGACGAATGGTCGAAAACGGCGGATGGAACGCCCCTACGTACCGTCACGCGAATGCGCGTGCTCGAACTGGGGCCGGTCCTCAATCCTGCCTATCCCGATACCACTGTTGCCGTGCGTTCCATGCAGAGCGCCGGAATCACCCCTGCAACTGCGAGCACCGAAGAGAGCGATTCCATGAACGGCATTTACCCGTCCGGCGTTACTGGCGTTGTCACTGACGACGAAGCCAATCGTTCCCGTGATGAGATCAAGGTACTTGGCCGGTCGCTCTCCGAGGTGCGTGAAAAGGATTGGATCGACGCGGAGGGCTCGGCGTATGCGCCGGAAATCCTCTCTGCTGCCGGGAAGGGCTCCAAGCTGATCACTAAGGTTGCCGTCTTCCCGTTCAATCGGCAGCGCGGCTATGTGTCGATCGCGCCGAAGGTGACGGCCGTTCTCCAGCCGAGAAATGAGGCGGCTATATTCATTGAGAACGAAGTCACGGCCCCCGATTTTCGCGCGGTAAAGGTATCCGCCATGGTGAGCGTCGATAAGGACACGCTGGCCGACGTACCGCCCACTGAGGCGGCTATTAACACCAGCCTCGCCGCTGCGATCGGCCAGCGGATCGATAACACGCTAATCAATGGTGGCACTGACGGAGACGTTACGGTTTCCGGAATGCTCGCTGACGGCACGGCCACCACCGTTACAGCTATCGGTTTCGATGAGATTACGGACGCTATTGCCCGCGTTCGGGATTCGGGCGGTGAGGCCACGGCTGTTATGGGTTGCCCAAGCGCTATTGCCGCGATCCTCAAGAGGGTGGATAGCAGCAAGCTGGACAAGATTCCTGAGCTAATTGCTATCCCGGACCTTGCCGACGGCACGGTTGGTCTTCCCGCTGGCACGGTCCTTGTCGCTGACCTTGATTCTGTTGCCGTGGCAATGCGCAAGAACCTTGAAATCTATAAGACGGAATATGCGCCGGAAGCGTTCGAGCGGGACCGCGCTTTCATTGCGGGGCGCTCGCGAATCGGGTCCGTCGTGCTTGCCGATCCCGCACGCGTCCAGGTGCTCAAGGTCGGCGCGTAA